The Streptomyces lienomycini sequence GTGCCCGTACGCACGCCCAGATGCAGGAGGCCATCGGCACCCGGCACACCATCGGGGAGGCCATGGGCATCCTCATGGGCAGGCACCGCCTCACCGAGGACCAGGCCTTCGCCGCACTGCGCCGGTACTCGCAGGACCACAACGTCAAGCTCCGCGAGGTGGCGGCACAGGTCTGCGCACGGGGCGGCCTGCCCCGAGCGGGCGAGTGAACAAGATTTGAACGAGTTCCTCTCGTTTCGATCACGAACTCTCGTATAGTGATCGCCAGTTGAGTGCCGTGTGACGCCCTCTGCTCGCACGCGCCCCGTTGGACGACACGAGGGCCGCCCCGGCGGCCTGGCGAGGACCCGATTGATGACCGCCCCCGCCCGCCCCGGCGACCGATCCGCCCCCCGCTCCCTCGCAGCAGTGGCCCTTCCGTGCGCCGTCGTGGCGGCGCTCGCCGTCGGCGGCGCCGTCGCCGCCGCGCCGTCCTCGGTGCGCCTGCCGCTCGGGCTGTGCGCGAGTGCCGCGGCGATCCTGCTCTGCGCGGCCGTGACGGTGGCCGTGCACTCCGTCCGTACCGTGCGGGCCACCCGCAGGCTGCTGGAGGCGGCCCGCACGGACGCGGACGGTCTCGCCAGGGAACGGGGACGGCTCGCCGAGCGGGCCCGGCAGGAGCAGCAGCGCCTCCAGGCGGAGGCGGACGCCGAACGGTCCCGGGTCGCGGCGGAGGCGGAGCGCGAAGTGGCCGCGGCCGTCGCCGCGTTCGCACGCGAACGGGAGCAACTCGCCGCAGGTCTCGAGCAGGAGCGGGCCCGGGCCGCCGAGTCGCGGGCCGAGGAGGCCGCGCGGCTCACCGACGAGACCGCCCGGCTGCGCGTCCGGCTCGAGAAGGCCACCGCCGAGCGTGCCGCCGCCGTCTCCGCGACCGCCAACGCTGCCGGGCGGATGCAGGCGCTGGCCACCGGTATGCTCGCCGACCTGCGCGCCATGGAGGAACGGCACAACGACGAGGACGTCCTCGCCGACCTGCTCCACCTCGACCACCGCACCGCGCAGGCTGGCCGGCTCGCCGACTCCGTCGCCGTCCTCACCGGTGCCCGGTCCGGCCGACGTTGGGCACGTCCCATCGGCATGGAGTCCATCCTGCGCGGCGCCATGGGACGGATCGCGGGCTACCAACGGGTGCGGGTGCACTCCGCCAGCGACACCGCGGTCGCCGGGCACGCCGCCGAGGGCGTCATGCACGCTCTGGCCGAACTCCTCGACAACGCGGCGAACTTCTCCCCGCCGACCGCCGAGGTCCACGTGTACGTGGAGGAGGTGCCGGCCGGGGTCATCGTGTCCGTGGAGGACAGCGGGCTGGTGATGGGCGAGGTGCAGTTGCGCCGGGCCCAGCAGGCGGTGGCCGGTGAGACGGCCGGCCTCGGCGGCCTCACCGGCACGCGGCTCGGTCTCGCGGTGGTGGGGCGGCTGTCGGCCAAGTACGGGTTGAAGGTGTCCTTCCGGCCGTCCGCGCGCGGTGGCACGGGCGTACTGATGCTCGTCCCCCAGGACCTCCTGAGCGGCCCCGCCGCCCCCCGGGCATCGGTTCCCGCGCTCTCCGCGGCCCCGGACGGACCGCCCCGCACCCCGGCGGCGCCGGCCGCCGAACCTGCACCCGCCCCCGTCCCCGCGGACTTCGAGCCGCTGCCCGTCCACGACCTCGCGGACCGGGAGCGGACCGGGGATCCGGACCGGCCCGCCGCGCCGGACGAGCCGTCCACGGAGCTGCCCAAGCGCCGTCGCGGCCGCACCCTCGCCGCCGCCGAACGCGCCCGTGCCGCCACCCGGGCGGACGCCGAGCCGCGCACCACGTCGCCCGCCGACGACGCGAAGGCGCGCGCGGCCCGCTTCAGCAGCTTCCGCCAGGCCGTGCGGACCACCACGGGTACCGGCACCACCCCGGGCGCCGGTCCCGCCCCGGACGGTGCCCCGCGGACGGAACCCGCCGCCCCCGAACCGGCCGAGACGGCCGCCGACCACCCGTCCCACTCATCCGCGCACCCGGAAGGCGACACCACCTCATGACCGGCTCGACCACCGCCGACGAGAAGCTCACCTGGCTCATCCAGGGCCTCCTGGAGCGCACTCCGGGCGCGCGGCACGCGCTCGTCCTCTCCCGTGACGGACTCAAGCTGTGCCGCACCCCCGAACTCTCCGTCGACCAGGCCGACCAACTGGCCGCCATCTCCGCCGGCATCCAGTCGCTGTCCCACGGCGCCTCCGCGGAGTTCGGCGACGGCAGTGGCGGGGTGCGCTCGGCGATGACGGAGTTCTACGGCGGGATCCTGTTCATCGTGGAGGCCGGTGACGGCGCCCACCTGGCCGTGGTCACCTCGGAGGACGCGGACGCCGGGCTCGTCGGGCACAACATGAGCGAACTCATCGAGCAACTCGGCGAGCACCTCACCGCGCGGCCGCGCACGTCATGAGCCGCCCCGGCAGGGACGACGCGCCCGACCGTCTGTACACCGTCACCCAGGGACGCAGCGGTTCGGGCCCCGACAACCCCTTCGACCTGGTCACCCTCGTGGTCGCCGAGTGCGAGCCGACGCCCGGCATGCAGTCGGAGCACACGGCGATCCTGAGGCTGACCGAGGCCCCCACGGCCGTGGTGGAGATCGCCGCCGAACTGCGGCTTCCGGTGAGCATCACCAAGATCCTGCTCGCCGATCTGCACGCCGCCGGACGGGTGAGCGCACGCCACCCGTACACCGCGGCCGTTCCCGATCCCGACATCCTGGAGCAGGTGCTCGTTGGACTCCGCAATCTCTGACGCCGGTACCCCGCAGCGCGCCCCGGCGCGCACCCCGCTGGGCGCGTCCGCCGAAAACGGTCTGAAGATCGTGGTCGTGGGCGGGTTCGGCGTCGGCAAGACGACCCTGGTCCGCTCGGTCAGCGAGATCCGCCCCCTCAACACCGAGGAGACGATGACGCAGGCCGGTGAGGCGGTCGACGACATCAGCGAGGTGCGCGGCAAGACCGCGACGACCGTCGCCTTCGACTTCGGCCGCATCAGCCTCGACGCGCGCAATGTGCTGTACCTGTTCGGCGCACCCGGCCAGGAGCGGTTCTGGTTCCTGTGGGACCGGCTGTTCTCGGGCACGCTCGGCGCGGTGGTCCTGGTCGACACCCGGCGCATCGACGACTCCTGGTACGCCATCGACCGCCTGGAACACCACGGCACGCCGTTCATCGTGGCCTGCAACGACTTCGGCGGCCCCGGGCACCCGCCCGAGGCGGTCCGCGAGGCCCTCGACCTGGATCCGCGGGTGCCGCTGGTGTCCTGCGACGCCAGGTCCCGCGAGTCCAGCAAGCAGGTACTGATCGCACTGGTCGAACACCTGCGCACCCGCTGGGCCGACCACGCCGCCACGCCCCGACAGGAGTTCGTGTGAGCACCGACGCCCGCGACGTCCAGGACGCCGTCCCGCTCGGCGGCCCCCGCTTCCAGACCGAACCCGCCCTGCTCTACCGGCAGATGCGGCGCGAGCACGGCGCCGTCACCCCGGTGGTGCTGGACGGCGACGTACCGGCCTGGCTGGTGCTCGGGTACCGCGAGCTGCACCAGGTGACCGGCGACCCGGTGCTCTTCAGCCGGGACTCGGACCTGTGGAACCAGTGGGAGAACATCCCCGACGACTGGCCGCTGCTGCCGATGATCGGCCGCGGGCAGCCGTCGATCCTGTACACGGTCGGCGAGCGGCACCGCGAGCGCGCCGCCATGATCAGTGACGCGCTGGAGGCCGTCGACCCGCACACCCTGCGCGGCCACGCCGAACGCTTCGCCGACGAACTCGTGGACCGGCTGTGCGCGAAGGGCGAGGCCGACCTCGTCGGCGACTACGCGATGCTGCTGCCGGTGCGGGTGCTGGCCCGCCTGTACGGCTTCTCCGACGAGCAGGGTCCGGCCCTGGTCACCGCGCTGAACGACATGATCGACGGCAGGGAGCGGGCCATCGCCGGCCAGGCGCACCTCGGCACGTCGATGGCGCGGCTGCTGGCCGACCGGAAGGCGGTGCCCGCCGACGACGTCGCCTCCCGGATGCTGGCGGACGAGAGCGGCTTCACCGAGGAGGAGGTCGCCCAGGACCTGATGGTGATGCTGGCCGCGGGCCACCAGCCGACGGCGGACTGGATCGGCAACTCGCTGCGCCTGATGCTGACCGACGACCGCTTCGCCGCCTCGCTCTTCGGTGGCCGCAACAGTGTCGCCGAGGCCATGAACGAGGTGCTGTGGGAGGACACGCCGACACAGAACGTGGCCGGCCGCTGGGCCTCGCGCGACACCCAGCTCGGCGGGCGCCGCATCCGCGCCGGCGACCTGGTGCTGCTCGGACTGCAGGGCGCCAACTCCGACCCGCAGGTGCGCACCGACGGTTCCGCGCTGACCGGCGGCAACAACGCGCACTTCTCCTTCGGCCACGGCGAGCACCGCTGCCCGTTCCCCGCGCAGGAGGTCGCCGAGGTGATCGCGCGCACCGGCATCGAGGTCGTCCTGGACCGGCTGCCGGACATCGACCTGGCGGTGCCCGCCGGGTCCCTCACCCGTCGCCCCTCGCCCTGGCTGCGGGGGCTGACCGAGTTGCCCGTGCGGTTCACCCCGACCACTGCCCTGGGAGGCACGTCAGCATGACGACCGGCACCGAAGAAGCCCGGATCCCGCTGGACCCGTTCGTCACCGACCTGGACGGCGAGGGCGCCCGGCTGCGCGCGGCCGGACCGCTCGCCGCCGTGGAACTGCCGGGCGGCGTGCCCGTCTGGGCGGTCACGCACCACGCGGAGGCCAAGGCCCTGCTCACGGACCCCCGGCTGGTCAAGGACATCAACGTGTGGGGCGCCTGGCGGCGCGGTGAGATTCCCGCGGACTGGCCGCTGATCGGGCTGGCCAACCCCGGCCGCTCGATGCTCACCGTGGACGGCGCCGAGCACCGCAGGCTGCGCACCCTCGTGGCGCAGGCGCTCACGGTGCGCCGGGTGGAGCACATGCGCGGGCGCATCACCGAGCTGACCGACCGGCTGCTCGACGAGTTGCCCGCGGACGGCGGCGTCGTCGACCTCAAGGCGGCCTTCGCGTATCCGCTGCCGATGTACGTCATCGCCGACCTGATGGGCATCGAGGAGGTGCGGCTGCCGCGGCTGAAGGTGCTGTTCGAGAAGTTCTTCTCGACGCAGACACCGCCCGAGGAGGTCGTGGCGACCCTCACCGAGCTGGCCTCGATCATGGGCGACACGGTCGCCGCGAAACGCGCCGCGCCGGGCGACGACCTGACGAGCGCGCTGATCCAGGCGTCCGAGAAC is a genomic window containing:
- a CDS encoding GTP-binding protein, coding for MDSAISDAGTPQRAPARTPLGASAENGLKIVVVGGFGVGKTTLVRSVSEIRPLNTEETMTQAGEAVDDISEVRGKTATTVAFDFGRISLDARNVLYLFGAPGQERFWFLWDRLFSGTLGAVVLVDTRRIDDSWYAIDRLEHHGTPFIVACNDFGGPGHPPEAVREALDLDPRVPLVSCDARSRESSKQVLIALVEHLRTRWADHAATPRQEFV
- a CDS encoding roadblock/LC7 domain-containing protein, with amino-acid sequence MTGSTTADEKLTWLIQGLLERTPGARHALVLSRDGLKLCRTPELSVDQADQLAAISAGIQSLSHGASAEFGDGSGGVRSAMTEFYGGILFIVEAGDGAHLAVVTSEDADAGLVGHNMSELIEQLGEHLTARPRTS
- a CDS encoding ATP-binding protein, which produces MTAPARPGDRSAPRSLAAVALPCAVVAALAVGGAVAAAPSSVRLPLGLCASAAAILLCAAVTVAVHSVRTVRATRRLLEAARTDADGLARERGRLAERARQEQQRLQAEADAERSRVAAEAEREVAAAVAAFAREREQLAAGLEQERARAAESRAEEAARLTDETARLRVRLEKATAERAAAVSATANAAGRMQALATGMLADLRAMEERHNDEDVLADLLHLDHRTAQAGRLADSVAVLTGARSGRRWARPIGMESILRGAMGRIAGYQRVRVHSASDTAVAGHAAEGVMHALAELLDNAANFSPPTAEVHVYVEEVPAGVIVSVEDSGLVMGEVQLRRAQQAVAGETAGLGGLTGTRLGLAVVGRLSAKYGLKVSFRPSARGGTGVLMLVPQDLLSGPAAPRASVPALSAAPDGPPRTPAAPAAEPAPAPVPADFEPLPVHDLADRERTGDPDRPAAPDEPSTELPKRRRGRTLAAAERARAATRADAEPRTTSPADDAKARAARFSSFRQAVRTTTGTGTTPGAGPAPDGAPRTEPAAPEPAETAADHPSHSSAHPEGDTTS
- a CDS encoding DUF742 domain-containing protein, translated to MSRPGRDDAPDRLYTVTQGRSGSGPDNPFDLVTLVVAECEPTPGMQSEHTAILRLTEAPTAVVEIAAELRLPVSITKILLADLHAAGRVSARHPYTAAVPDPDILEQVLVGLRNL
- a CDS encoding cytochrome P450 — protein: MSTDARDVQDAVPLGGPRFQTEPALLYRQMRREHGAVTPVVLDGDVPAWLVLGYRELHQVTGDPVLFSRDSDLWNQWENIPDDWPLLPMIGRGQPSILYTVGERHRERAAMISDALEAVDPHTLRGHAERFADELVDRLCAKGEADLVGDYAMLLPVRVLARLYGFSDEQGPALVTALNDMIDGRERAIAGQAHLGTSMARLLADRKAVPADDVASRMLADESGFTEEEVAQDLMVMLAAGHQPTADWIGNSLRLMLTDDRFAASLFGGRNSVAEAMNEVLWEDTPTQNVAGRWASRDTQLGGRRIRAGDLVLLGLQGANSDPQVRTDGSALTGGNNAHFSFGHGEHRCPFPAQEVAEVIARTGIEVVLDRLPDIDLAVPAGSLTRRPSPWLRGLTELPVRFTPTTALGGTSA
- a CDS encoding cytochrome P450 family protein gives rise to the protein MTTGTEEARIPLDPFVTDLDGEGARLRAAGPLAAVELPGGVPVWAVTHHAEAKALLTDPRLVKDINVWGAWRRGEIPADWPLIGLANPGRSMLTVDGAEHRRLRTLVAQALTVRRVEHMRGRITELTDRLLDELPADGGVVDLKAAFAYPLPMYVIADLMGIEEVRLPRLKVLFEKFFSTQTPPEEVVATLTELASIMGDTVAAKRAAPGDDLTSALIQASENGDHLTDAEIVSTLQLMVAAGHETTISLIVNAVVNLSAHPEQRDLVLAGKAEWSAVVEETLRFSTPTSHVLIRFATEDVPVGDRVIPAGDALIVSYGALGRDERAHGPTADGFDITRASGNRHISFGHGPHVCPGAALSRMEAGVALPALYARFPHLDLAVPAAELRNKPVVTQNDLFELPVRLA